The nucleotide sequence TCTGCCAGGTTTGATGATCGCAGCAGCATTCGGAACAAAGATGATGAGATTTCAAGGGAGCTTTCGCCTGGTTTTGATGTTCTTGTGGATGATGAGCTCAGAGGTACTGATTTTTATCACGGTGAAGGTCAATATGGCAGAAAGGGGGGAAGGAATGAATACGATATTGGCTGCTCTGCTGATTTTACTTCAGCAGCAGATGGTGACCAAGTTATGTACCATGGCTACGGGCAGGACTCTCTCGACAGGCTTCCCAGTCTCTCAGGTAGGGTGCAGCATAGAGCTTCTTCTGAGAGAGTACAAGGGGAATCTACTCATCTTGAAAGGAGACTCTACGGTAGAGCTCACAGCCCTGAAGAAGTTCGTGAGTCAGATTTGAGGCATCGTTTATCAAAGCATAAGAGGGTTAATGGTTTGAGGTCAGTCATTAGTCATGACTATGCAAGTGAAAAGCATGCTGAGGATCGAGGCTACCAGAATTCTAGGAGGGATCGACCCTATCTACCTTCACATGATAGTTTCCTTGCTAGTCGCCTTCGAGGAAGAATAAAGCTTCCAAGTAGATCACCCTCTCCATCTAATGGGACAGACATGCGGCTGGATCGGGCTAGGGACCATGGCAGGTTATCTTCAGAAAGACCACAGCTTTTCTCTCAACAGGGAAGGCTTCGTGATAGAATAAAGGGAAGAGTGCAAGAGGATCTCAATGATACTGGAAGAAATAACAGTGGTCCACGTATAAGAAGAGATGTAAGCGAGGATGGTTCTAATTTTTCTGGTCCGAGAAGTCTTGCTGAACTTAAAGGTCGGAAAACTGCTGAGACCAATGAACAAAATATCGACGAGCAACAGGCCCTAGGGAAGCGCAAGTTCCAAAACCGTGATGGCCATCAGCAAACAGGAGGGGATAATCTATCATTTGACGGACCAATGCCTCTGGAAGAGATCTTGAAGAGAAAAAGAGGCAGTAAAACAAGAGTGACATCTGATAAGAGTGAAGACtatcaacaaaaaagaaaggaCCACTCTGTGCCTGTGGCGACTTCCTCTACCCCCATGAACAATACTGACCTTGGGCAAAAGGAAGAATCTGATCCTCCATCAGGGGTATCACCTGATCATCAATCTCCTGCACACCATGGCGCAAATGAGCTTGAAGCTGAAGAAGGGATGATTGGGGAAGAAGCATATGATCAAGACCCTGACGCTGCCCATGATCAGAGAGATGGCAACTATGATTATGAACAAGTTGATGGTGAAGATTACAATTATGATGAAGGTGAGAATGCCGACGCTGGTGAGGAGGAATACCtggatgaagatgaagatgaagatgatgatgcaGATGACTTTGCTAAGAAGATGGGCGTTGTTTTGTCATAAATGACGGGATACATCAATTGCTCTAAGATACTTTAGATTGGCTCGGAATGAGCAAATTCAACTGCTCTgctgattttatattttagaagtagagAGAAGTCTTTTTTCTTTGTTGTATTTATTCTTGGGAGACTCGATAGAAAAATTTCCACCCGGTTAGTTGCACTTGGCAGATCTATAGTTTTGCCAAAAATGGTGTTGGATGTAACATTAGAGGGTTAATAAGAAACTTGTTTGCTTGCATTGTTGCAAATTTTTTCCATATATACCTGGTAGAGTTACTTGTAATCCAGATTACTTGAAGGAGCTAGAAGTTTATGTTAGCATTTGAACACTGGCAATTAGAATGTGAAGGAAGAAAGGGACAATTTTAATGTGTGACATTGGATTGGAATTTGATGAAGCTATTGGTAGCTCTTCGACAATGATAGGAGATTTAACTTACGATTGTATTTACTAGTTTGTCACTAgatatttatttaatacatagCAAATGGATAAGTAATGTTGACATTTACGAAGCATATCTCAATCTGAAAACATAAATTGACATTCATTATTGATCACAGTTAAAAAACGAAGACTTACTGAATGAACAATAAAAACTTAGGTCAAAGAAACGTGTGAATTTTATTGTTATTTCGATACAAAACACCAACAATAAATTATTAATCTTATTTTAAC is from Capsicum annuum cultivar UCD-10X-F1 chromosome 5, UCD10Xv1.1, whole genome shotgun sequence and encodes:
- the LOC107870452 gene encoding zinc finger CCCH domain-containing protein 17, with protein sequence MVGPTPPKQIQPPSSSTAAAASAEEEAMKRNTDCVYFLASPLTCKKGNECEYRHSDTARLNPRDCHYWLNGNCLNPKCAFRHPPLDGLLGSQVSTPTGSSVPPVAFVAPTLNVSYGSSKQGIPCLFFLQSSCLKGDRCPYFHAPMSVSNKAPPHPASAEKTNFKAFGGLEKCVQERASFQANTWKSGEVPVQTQPVGKLKTPLSKNNAAFDENVLPPNLVIDVAHRRHKPKSVPPTNGNPVGRSNKVHQSARFDDRSSIRNKDDEISRELSPGFDVLVDDELRGTDFYHGEGQYGRKGGRNEYDIGCSADFTSAADGDQVMYHGYGQDSLDRLPSLSGRVQHRASSERVQGESTHLERRLYGRAHSPEEVRESDLRHRLSKHKRVNGLRSVISHDYASEKHAEDRGYQNSRRDRPYLPSHDSFLASRLRGRIKLPSRSPSPSNGTDMRLDRARDHGRLSSERPQLFSQQGRLRDRIKGRVQEDLNDTGRNNSGPRIRRDVSEDGSNFSGPRSLAELKGRKTAETNEQNIDEQQALGKRKFQNRDGHQQTGGDNLSFDGPMPLEEILKRKRGSKTRVTSDKSEDYQQKRKDHSVPVATSSTPMNNTDLGQKEESDPPSGVSPDHQSPAHHGANELEAEEGMIGEEAYDQDPDAAHDQRDGNYDYEQVDGEDYNYDEGENADAGEEEYLDEDEDEDDDADDFAKKMGVVLS